A genomic region of Nostoc sp. UHCC 0702 contains the following coding sequences:
- a CDS encoding FG-GAP repeat protein, with amino-acid sequence MVNSVLNLSDLNGSNGFVIKGINAGDSAGDINGDGIDDLIIGPSGARSSYVVFGSSSGFSASFNLSSLDGSNGFVINAIDPGDGSRFSVSNAGDINGDGIDDVIIGAPFAEPNGKYSAGKSYVVFGSSSGFAASLNLSSLDGSNGFVINGIDFYDGSGFSVSNAGDINGDGIDDVIIGAIGFPRNNPPPAEESYVVFGSSSGFSASLNLLSLDGSNGFVINRINRADYSGYSVSGAGDINGDGIDDLIIGAPRADANGQRRAGSSYVVFGSSSGFGASLNLSDLNGSNGFVINGIDAYDSSGFSVSSAGDINGDGIDDLIIGASSASLNGQYSVGSSYVVFGSTSGFGASLNLSDLNGSNGFVINGIDALDRLGSSVSSAGDINGDGFDDLIIGAPGADPNGQNYAGSSYVVFGSSSGFGASLNLSDLNGSNGFVINGIDAYDYSGRSVSGAGDINGDGFDDLIIGALAGESYVVFGFATPNQPPVAVNDTATTDEETAVNIAVLANDNNPPTITGVNFNAIAVGTPITLASGALLTLNADGTFTYDPNGQFESLAVGQTATDSFAYNASDGSVTNTATVTLTINGVNDAPKVVSVFNLSSLNGSNGFLINSINVFDSLGSSVSSAGDINGDGFDDLIIGAPGADPNGQNYAGSSYVVFGSSSGFGASLNLLSLNGSNGFVINGINSGDFSGGSVSSAGDINGDGFDDLIIGAVTASPNGQFRAGSSYVVFGSSSGFAASLNLLSLNGSNGFVINGINRYDYSGSSVSSAGDINGDGIDDLIIGAPRARSSYVVFGSSSGFAANLNLSDLNGSNGFVINVSGSSVSNAGDINGDGIDDVIIGAPFADPNGQYNAGSSYVVFGSSSGFGASLNLLSLNGSNGFVINGIDAYDASGSSVSNTGDINGDGIDDLIIGALGGDPNGQNYAGSSYVVFGSSSGFAASLNLSDLNGSNGFVINGINRGNFSGFSSISGAGDINGDGINDLIIGASAGNPNGQGGAGSSYVVFGSSSGFAASFNISSLDGSNGFVINGIDRLDQSGRSLSDAGDINADGIDDLIIGAPGADFNGLSSDGESYVVFGFATAATTNEDTAVTILASNILRRYTDVDGDTISVSDFTNPSNGTLTFNDNSTPDNPSDDYFIYTPNANYNGTDSFTFTVSDRNGGSVTGTFNLNVKSVNDAPTLVEAIADQTALLDSAFSFTIDANTFSDVDAGDILTYSATLENGGALPTWLIFDATTLTFSGTPNSDNVGIFNIKVTASDRQGATTEDIFALTVTNVINGTDANDTLTGGAGNDILDGGAGSDRLLGGTGNDTYIVDTIRDVVVENADAGEDTVQSAVNYTLTANVEYLILTGTANSTGTGNDLNNTITGNSGDNLLKGLGGNDTLLGNVGDDTLIGGAGNDILTGGSGSDRFLFGSGAAFTNSSFGVDTLTDFVKGTDKIALSKTSFNALSSTLNAGEFSTINTEIVNEAALAGASSGKIVYNLATGNLLYNPNGSTTGLDNGGLFATLTGIPNLDTNDFVIQG; translated from the coding sequence ATGGTAAATTCAGTTTTGAATCTATCTGACCTCAACGGTAGTAACGGCTTTGTAATTAAGGGCATTAATGCAGGTGACAGTGCAGGTGATATCAACGGCGACGGCATCGACGACCTGATTATCGGGCCATCAGGTGCCAGGTCAAGCTACGTGGTATTTGGCAGCAGCAGTGGCTTTAGTGCCAGTTTCAACCTCTCGTCTCTTGATGGCAGCAACGGCTTTGTGATTAACGCCATTGACCCAGGTGACGGCTCACGCTTTTCCGTCAGCAATGCAGGCGATATCAACGGCGACGGCATCGACGACGTGATTATCGGGGCACCCTTTGCCGAACCCAACGGGAAGTATAGTGCAGGAAAAAGCTACGTGGTGTTTGGCAGCAGCAGCGGCTTTGCAGCCAGCCTTAACCTCTCGTCCCTGGATGGCAGCAACGGCTTCGTGATTAACGGTATTGATTTTTATGACGGCTCAGGCTTTTCCGTCAGCAATGCGGGGGACATCAATGGCGACGGCATCGACGACGTGATTATCGGGGCAATTGGTTTCCCCCGGAATAACCCGCCTCCCGCAGAGGAGAGCTACGTGGTGTTTGGCAGCAGCAGCGGCTTTAGTGCCAGTCTCAACCTCTTGTCGTTGGATGGCAGCAATGGCTTTGTGATTAACCGCATTAATCGGGCTGACTACTCAGGCTACTCCGTCAGCGGTGCGGGGGACATCAATGGCGACGGCATTGATGACCTGATTATCGGGGCACCACGTGCCGACGCCAACGGACAAAGGAGAGCAGGGTCAAGCTACGTGGTGTTTGGCAGCAGCAGTGGCTTTGGAGCCAGTCTCAACCTCTCTGACCTGAATGGCAGCAACGGCTTTGTGATTAACGGCATTGATGCGTATGACAGTTCAGGCTTTTCCGTCAGCAGTGCGGGGGACATCAATGGTGACGGCATCGATGACCTGATTATCGGGGCATCAAGTGCCTCCCTCAACGGTCAGTATAGTGTAGGGTCAAGCTACGTGGTGTTTGGCAGCACCAGTGGCTTTGGAGCCAGTCTCAACCTCTCTGACCTGAATGGCAGCAACGGCTTCGTGATTAACGGCATTGATGCGCTTGACCGCTTAGGCAGTTCCGTCAGCAGTGCGGGGGACATCAATGGCGACGGCTTCGATGACCTGATTATCGGGGCACCAGGTGCCGATCCCAACGGTCAGAATTATGCAGGGTCAAGCTACGTGGTGTTTGGCAGCAGCAGTGGCTTTGGAGCCAGTCTCAACCTCTCTGACCTGAATGGCAGCAACGGCTTCGTAATTAACGGCATTGATGCGTATGACTATTCAGGCCGCTCTGTCAGCGGTGCAGGAGATATCAACGGCGACGGCTTCGACGACCTGATTATCGGGGCATTAGCCGGCGAGAGCTATGTGGTGTTTGGCTTTGCTACGCCTAATCAACCGCCAGTTGCAGTTAATGACACGGCAACGACTGATGAAGAGACTGCTGTTAACATAGCGGTCTTAGCCAACGATAACAACCCGCCAACAATTACAGGTGTTAATTTTAATGCGATCGCTGTTGGCACTCCTATTACCTTGGCTTCCGGTGCCTTACTTACCCTTAATGCTGATGGCACTTTCACCTACGACCCCAATGGTCAATTTGAAAGTTTGGCTGTCGGTCAAACGGCGACTGACAGCTTTGCCTACAATGCCAGCGATGGCAGCGTTACTAATACAGCTACCGTCACCTTGACCATTAACGGCGTTAATGATGCACCCAAGGTTGTTTCAGTTTTTAACCTCTCGTCTCTCAACGGCAGTAACGGCTTCCTAATTAACAGCATTAATGTGTTTGACAGCTTAGGCAGTTCCGTCAGCAGTGCGGGGGACATCAATGGCGACGGCTTCGATGACCTGATTATCGGGGCACCAGGTGCCGATCCCAACGGTCAGAATTATGCAGGGTCAAGCTACGTGGTGTTTGGCAGCAGCAGTGGCTTTGGAGCTAGTCTCAACCTCTTGTCGTTGAATGGCAGCAACGGCTTCGTGATTAACGGCATTAATAGCGGTGACTTTTCAGGCGGCTCCGTCAGCAGTGCGGGGGACATCAACGGCGACGGCTTCGATGACCTGATTATCGGGGCAGTTACTGCCTCCCCCAACGGTCAGTTTCGTGCAGGGTCAAGCTACGTGGTGTTTGGCAGCAGTAGTGGCTTTGCAGCCAGTCTCAACCTCTTGTCGTTGAATGGCAGCAACGGCTTTGTGATTAACGGCATTAATAGGTATGACTACTCAGGCAGCTCTGTCAGCAGTGCGGGGGACATCAACGGCGACGGCATTGATGACCTGATTATCGGGGCACCACGTGCCCGGTCAAGTTATGTGGTGTTTGGCAGCAGCAGTGGCTTTGCAGCCAATCTCAACCTCTCTGACCTGAATGGCAGCAACGGCTTTGTGATTAACGTCTCAGGTAGCTCCGTCAGCAATGCGGGGGATATCAACGGTGACGGCATCGACGACGTGATTATCGGGGCACCCTTTGCCGACCCCAATGGACAGTATAATGCAGGGTCAAGCTACGTGGTGTTTGGCAGCAGCAGTGGCTTTGGAGCTAGTCTCAACCTCTTGTCGTTGAATGGCAGCAACGGCTTCGTGATTAACGGCATTGATGCGTATGACGCCTCAGGTAGCTCCGTCAGCAATACGGGGGACATCAACGGTGACGGCATCGATGACCTGATTATCGGGGCACTAGGTGGCGACCCCAACGGTCAGAATTATGCAGGGTCAAGCTACGTGGTGTTTGGCAGCAGCAGTGGCTTTGCAGCCAGTCTCAACCTCTCTGACTTGAATGGCAGCAACGGCTTCGTGATTAACGGCATTAATAGGGGTAACTTCTCAGGCTTCTCCTCCATCAGCGGTGCGGGGGATATCAACGGCGACGGCATCAATGACCTGATTATCGGGGCATCAGCCGGCAACCCCAACGGACAGGGGGGTGCAGGGTCAAGCTACGTGGTGTTTGGTAGTAGTAGTGGCTTTGCAGCCAGTTTCAACATCTCATCCCTGGATGGTAGCAACGGCTTTGTGATTAACGGCATTGATAGGCTTGACCAGTCAGGCAGATCCCTCAGCGATGCCGGGGATATCAACGCCGACGGCATTGACGACCTGATTATCGGGGCACCTGGTGCCGACTTCAACGGGCTATCTAGTGACGGGGAGAGCTACGTGGTGTTTGGCTTTGCAACTGCCGCTACCACCAACGAAGATACTGCCGTGACAATCCTTGCCAGCAATATACTGCGTAGATATACAGATGTTGATGGCGATACTATAAGCGTAAGTGACTTCACCAACCCCAGTAATGGCACACTGACATTCAACGACAACAGCACCCCAGATAACCCCAGCGACGACTACTTTATCTACACTCCCAATGCCAACTACAACGGCACTGACAGTTTCACTTTTACTGTAAGTGATCGCAATGGCGGCAGCGTTACGGGTACTTTTAACCTCAATGTTAAGTCTGTTAATGATGCACCAACCTTAGTTGAGGCGATCGCCGACCAAACAGCCCTACTTGACAGTGCTTTCAGCTTCACTATTGACGCTAATACCTTCAGTGATGTCGATGCAGGCGACATTCTCACTTACTCTGCAACATTAGAAAACGGTGGCGCATTACCAACTTGGCTCATTTTCGATGCTACAACTCTTACGTTTAGCGGCACACCTAACAGCGATAATGTAGGTATCTTCAATATCAAAGTTACAGCCAGCGATCGCCAAGGAGCAACCACTGAAGATATTTTTGCCCTCACAGTCACTAACGTCATCAACGGCACTGATGCTAATGATACCCTCACTGGTGGTGCTGGCAATGATATCCTTGATGGGGGTGCGGGAAGCGATCGCTTACTCGGTGGTACAGGCAACGATACTTACATTGTCGATACTATCCGCGATGTTGTCGTTGAAAATGCAGATGCTGGTGAAGATACTGTCCAGTCTGCTGTTAATTACACACTCACTGCCAATGTTGAATATTTAATCCTGACTGGAACAGCCAACAGCACTGGCACTGGCAATGATTTGAATAATACTATCACTGGTAACAGCGGTGACAATCTGCTCAAAGGACTTGGTGGTAATGATACACTTCTGGGTAATGTTGGTGATGACACTTTAATCGGTGGTGCAGGCAATGACATTCTTACTGGAGGTTCGGGAAGCGATCGCTTTTTATTCGGCAGTGGTGCCGCTTTTACTAACAGCAGCTTCGGTGTAGATACTCTTACAGATTTTGTCAAAGGAACGGACAAAATTGCTTTAAGTAAAACTTCTTTCAATGCTTTAAGCAGTACTTTAAACGCTGGGGAATTTTCCACCATCAATACAGAGATTGTCAATGAAGCAGCCCTAGCTGGTGCTAGCAGTGGTAAGATTGTTTACAACTTAGCTACAGGCAATTTGCTATACAACCCCAATGGTTCAACTACTGGTTTAGACAATGGGGGATTATTTGCCACCTTGACTGGAATACCAAATCTGGATACTAATGATTTCGTAATTCAAGGCTAA
- a CDS encoding type I secretion C-terminal target domain-containing protein codes for MVLRDLFQSYGLSLDFTSAMAGGYLKFKTQGNNAIVLIDPDGSSGSGSAVNYITVNNISVGNLNKAINFAF; via the coding sequence ATTGTCCTACGGGATCTTTTCCAGAGTTATGGTCTTTCCTTGGATTTTACCAGCGCGATGGCTGGCGGCTATTTAAAATTTAAAACTCAGGGAAATAATGCGATCGTCTTAATTGACCCAGATGGTTCTTCTGGTTCTGGTAGTGCAGTCAACTATATTACAGTCAACAATATATCTGTTGGCAATTTGAACAAAGCCATTAATTTTGCTTTCTGA
- a CDS encoding mechanosensitive ion channel family protein: MVIAVAPIPKATSQIPFLPQIQTPNNQSSDSDNRMVSGWIYLDGRQLFQIAATKTNFPERSQDIQQNLDQITQNYLRSSAKEAKVETRKLNGLPVIYVNNQYLMTITSEDAQLRKEDPFISANQITDKLQDYLKQARQERQTQFLIDQGKIAAGFGLVMIATSWGVYIWQRRSRNNLLQPTPQTPQTAQPITTQLNQQQHRHLLEVKKRLYQLTQAGIWGSGSFIILGLFPYTRPFQIAILTAAQIPLRLAVVALGTYVAIRLSYALIDRFTTTLISSGALLNSETSERLQLRVSTFSGVTKSIVTAVWVGVGILLALVSLGIDIVPLLAGASLVGVAVSLASQNLIKDAINGFLIIIEDQYALGDVIAVGNVGGLVENLNLRMTQLRDSEGRLITIPNSEIKIVANLSSRWARADLTIPIAYETDVDYALKLIGTVAIEMDQDPKWQHQIIETPQVLGIDNFGDRGLIIRVWIKTQPLKQWDVAREYRRRLKNTLDKAGISIPVPQQAIWVNDVQLLNHQTNGKED; the protein is encoded by the coding sequence ATGGTGATAGCTGTTGCACCTATACCAAAGGCCACATCGCAAATTCCCTTTTTACCTCAAATTCAAACTCCCAACAATCAGAGTAGTGACTCAGATAACAGAATGGTTTCTGGGTGGATTTATTTGGACGGTCGCCAGTTGTTTCAGATCGCGGCAACAAAAACCAATTTTCCCGAACGTTCACAAGATATCCAACAGAATTTGGATCAAATCACTCAAAATTACTTGCGATCATCGGCAAAAGAAGCCAAGGTAGAGACTCGAAAATTAAATGGATTACCAGTCATTTACGTCAACAATCAATACCTAATGACCATCACTTCCGAGGATGCCCAACTGCGGAAGGAAGATCCATTTATATCGGCAAATCAAATCACCGACAAGCTGCAAGACTATCTTAAACAAGCAAGGCAAGAACGACAAACTCAATTTTTAATCGATCAAGGTAAAATTGCTGCTGGCTTTGGGCTAGTAATGATTGCCACGAGTTGGGGCGTATATATTTGGCAGCGCCGTTCCAGAAATAATTTATTACAGCCGACTCCCCAAACGCCACAAACAGCGCAACCAATTACAACACAACTGAATCAACAGCAACATCGTCATCTTCTAGAAGTCAAAAAACGACTGTATCAGCTAACTCAAGCAGGGATTTGGGGAAGCGGCAGTTTCATCATCTTGGGTCTATTTCCCTATACAAGACCGTTTCAAATAGCTATTCTCACAGCTGCCCAAATTCCTTTGAGATTGGCTGTGGTGGCATTGGGAACTTATGTGGCAATTCGTTTGAGTTATGCGCTGATTGACCGCTTCACCACCACTCTGATCAGCAGTGGGGCATTATTGAATTCAGAAACTTCTGAACGTTTGCAACTGCGAGTTTCCACATTTTCTGGTGTGACTAAAAGTATTGTGACTGCTGTCTGGGTAGGCGTAGGCATTTTACTAGCCTTAGTTTCGTTGGGTATAGATATCGTTCCCTTGCTAGCTGGTGCCAGTTTAGTCGGTGTTGCAGTGTCCTTGGCTTCGCAAAACTTGATTAAAGATGCGATTAATGGCTTTTTGATCATCATAGAAGACCAGTACGCTTTAGGCGATGTGATTGCTGTAGGAAATGTGGGAGGTTTAGTAGAAAATCTGAATCTGCGGATGACCCAACTGCGAGATTCAGAAGGACGCTTGATCACGATTCCCAACAGTGAAATTAAAATTGTTGCCAATCTTTCTAGCCGTTGGGCAAGGGCCGATTTGACGATTCCCATTGCCTATGAAACTGATGTTGATTATGCTTTAAAATTAATTGGCACTGTAGCCATAGAGATGGATCAAGACCCAAAATGGCAACATCAAATTATAGAAACGCCGCAAGTTTTGGGAATAGATAATTTTGGCGATCGCGGTTTGATAATTCGTGTATGGATTAAGACACAGCCACTCAAACAATGGGATGTAGCACGAGAGTATCGCCGCCGCTTAAAAAATACCTTAGACAAAGCCGGAATTTCCATTCCTGTCCCTCAACAAGCAATTTGGGTAAATGATGTTCAGTTACTCAACCATCAGACAAATGGCAAGGAAGATTAG
- a CDS encoding adenosylhomocysteinase: protein MTAISPRLKHEVKDLALAPLGRQRIEWAGREMPVLRQIRDRFAQEKPFAGLRLVACAHITTETAHLAIALKAGGADALLIASNPLSTQDDVAASLVVDHEIPVFAQKGEDNETYSRHVQIALDHRPNIIIDDGSDVVATLIQERQHQIPDLIGTTEETTTGIVRLRAMLKDGVLTFPAVNVNDADTKHFFDNRYGTGQSTLDGIIRATNILLAGKNIVVAGYGWCGKGTALRARGLGANVIVTEIDPIKAIEAVMDGFRVLPMIEAASQGDLFITVTGNKHVIRAEHFDVMKDGAIVCNSGHFDIELDLKYLASQAKEIKQVRPFTEEYQLVNGKSVIVLGEGRLVNLAAAEGHPSAVMDMSFANQALAVEFLVKNKGKLEPGLHSIPTEVDQEIARLKLQAIGISIDSLTADQIEYTNSWTTGT from the coding sequence ATGACTGCAATTTCTCCCCGATTAAAGCACGAGGTTAAAGACCTCGCCCTAGCTCCCTTGGGAAGACAGCGCATTGAATGGGCTGGACGCGAGATGCCAGTTTTACGGCAAATCCGCGATCGCTTTGCCCAAGAAAAACCCTTTGCTGGGCTTCGCCTTGTGGCTTGCGCCCACATCACAACCGAAACAGCACACCTAGCGATCGCGCTGAAAGCTGGTGGTGCAGACGCGCTTTTAATTGCTAGTAATCCCCTATCAACACAAGATGACGTAGCTGCTAGCCTCGTCGTCGATCATGAAATTCCAGTCTTTGCCCAAAAAGGTGAAGATAACGAAACTTACAGCCGCCACGTCCAAATCGCCTTAGATCACCGCCCCAACATCATTATTGATGATGGTAGCGATGTGGTAGCTACCCTAATTCAAGAACGCCAACATCAAATCCCTGATTTGATTGGTACCACCGAAGAAACTACGACGGGAATTGTCCGCCTCCGCGCCATGCTCAAAGATGGCGTTCTCACCTTCCCCGCCGTCAATGTCAACGACGCAGACACCAAGCACTTTTTTGATAATCGCTATGGTACAGGGCAATCAACCCTAGATGGCATTATCCGCGCTACAAATATCTTGTTGGCTGGTAAAAACATTGTTGTAGCTGGTTATGGCTGGTGCGGTAAAGGTACAGCATTGCGGGCGCGGGGTCTTGGTGCTAACGTGATTGTCACCGAAATCGACCCCATCAAAGCAATTGAAGCTGTGATGGATGGTTTCCGCGTGCTACCAATGATAGAAGCCGCATCCCAAGGTGATTTGTTCATCACAGTTACAGGTAACAAACACGTTATTCGCGCTGAACATTTCGATGTGATGAAAGACGGCGCGATCGTTTGTAACTCTGGTCACTTTGATATTGAACTTGACCTGAAATACCTGGCTAGTCAAGCTAAGGAAATCAAGCAAGTACGTCCTTTTACTGAAGAGTATCAGCTAGTAAACGGCAAATCAGTCATCGTTCTAGGTGAAGGACGCTTGGTAAACCTTGCTGCTGCGGAAGGACATCCCAGTGCAGTAATGGATATGAGCTTTGCCAACCAAGCTTTAGCTGTTGAATTCTTAGTGAAGAATAAAGGTAAGTTGGAACCTGGTTTGCATTCAATTCCCACTGAGGTAGATCAAGAAATTGCTCGACTCAAGTTACAAGCAATTGGAATTAGCATTGATAGCCTCACAGCAGACCAAATTGAGTACACCAATTCTTGGACTACTGGTACTTGA
- a CDS encoding cyclic nucleotide-binding domain-containing protein: MLNPVTTISIFQKQTNPQEFAAGQVIFEEGQPGDFMFGIVEGKVNILINGKVVETIEPGEVFGTGVLVGVKKRTYTAIAKTDCKLAFLDEKRFLFAVQETPMFALNVIKNYSERLSRLQHMV, from the coding sequence ATGTTAAATCCAGTCACTACAATCAGCATCTTTCAAAAACAAACCAATCCACAAGAATTTGCAGCCGGTCAGGTCATCTTTGAAGAAGGACAACCTGGTGATTTTATGTTTGGCATCGTCGAAGGAAAGGTAAATATATTAATCAATGGCAAAGTTGTTGAAACAATTGAGCCAGGCGAAGTTTTTGGTACGGGAGTGCTTGTAGGCGTAAAAAAAAGAACATATACAGCGATCGCTAAAACTGATTGCAAACTTGCCTTCCTTGATGAAAAAAGGTTTCTATTCGCCGTTCAGGAAACACCAATGTTTGCTCTAAATGTCATCAAAAATTACTCCGAACGCCTGAGCCGTTTGCAGCATATGGTTTAA
- a CDS encoding helix-turn-helix transcriptional regulator has product MNKHKLDNSNNAVTPNCGNYVVNLENVRSSRSQILATAKAQQMAEILSLLADTNRLRLISALAVQELCVCDLAALTKMSESAVCHQLRLLKAMRLVSYRREGRKVYYSLADSHITNLYYLLVEHLNESDNEILT; this is encoded by the coding sequence ATGAATAAGCACAAGTTAGACAACAGCAATAATGCTGTTACACCCAACTGTGGAAACTATGTAGTGAATTTAGAGAATGTGCGTTCATCGCGATCGCAAATTTTAGCCACTGCAAAAGCACAGCAGATGGCAGAAATCTTGAGTTTACTAGCAGATACGAATCGCTTACGCCTGATATCAGCGTTGGCTGTTCAGGAGTTGTGTGTTTGCGATCTAGCAGCCTTAACAAAAATGAGTGAATCAGCTGTTTGCCATCAACTACGCTTATTGAAAGCGATGCGTTTAGTCAGCTATCGGCGAGAAGGTCGCAAAGTCTATTACAGCTTGGCTGACAGTCACATTACCAACCTGTACTACCTTTTAGTAGAACATTTGAACGAGTCAGATAATGAAATTTTGACCTAG
- the cadA gene encoding cadmium-translocating P-type ATPase gives MTHSNSLKTQTLQVGGMDCGSCAKTIEASLQQLSGVMSASVSFATGQVKVSYDSHLLSEAEISNRITVLGYTVDVAPGKMLQVENSHSCDHDHDHAGEQGGGGAGEVGEKLLQTQNTVVTNWNFWITNRRGQSVILAGIGLVFGLLAQYLALPIWLARAFYGIGIIVAGYPIARAGLFELRLRRADMNLLMTISVIGAVILGDWFEAALVVFLFSLGTTLQVFTFGRTRNAIRNLMDLTPSTATVKRNHQEVTVAVESVGVGEILTIRPGQRVALDGVVVSGMSTIDQSPITGESIPEDKAPGDSVFAGTLNQTGFLEVKVTHTARDTTVAKIIHLVEQAQSSRAPTQLWVDKFAEIYTPVVIVSAIAIFLIPPLVFAQPVNVWLYRALVLLVIACPCALVISTPVSIVSAIGAATRQGVLFKGGYALETAGHLTSLAFDKTGTLTQGEPVVQKIYDLGGVDSNFVLLIAASLEQKSEHPLARAMVATAKEQGLELKTVENFTAYPGKGVAAQLDGNLYLVGNRRLFADFCVMSTTAESLLTEIESSGQTTVLVGNSHRLLGVVALADGLRLEAGEAVRLLKRLGMRKVIMLTGDRTSVAKQIAQQLEITDYRAELLPEDKLQAIQQLRRFGVVGMVGDGINDAPALAAADISFALGGIDIALETADVVLVGSDLRRLGYAVNLSRRTVSVIQQNVIFSLVTKGLFLLLGTFGFVGLAIAVLADTGTSLLVTANGMRLFRAQKFGE, from the coding sequence ATGACTCACAGCAATTCCCTTAAAACTCAAACATTGCAAGTCGGTGGTATGGATTGTGGCAGTTGTGCCAAGACAATTGAAGCCAGTTTGCAGCAGTTAAGCGGTGTGATGTCAGCTTCAGTGAGTTTTGCCACAGGTCAAGTAAAGGTTTCCTACGACTCGCATCTGTTAAGTGAAGCAGAAATCAGCAACCGCATCACTGTTTTGGGCTATACGGTTGATGTTGCTCCTGGAAAAATGCTACAGGTAGAAAATAGTCACTCTTGCGACCATGACCATGATCATGCAGGGGAGCAGGGGGGCGGGGGAGCAGGGGAAGTTGGGGAGAAGTTATTACAAACTCAAAATACTGTTGTTACAAATTGGAATTTCTGGATTACTAACCGTCGAGGACAAAGCGTGATTCTGGCGGGCATAGGGTTAGTTTTCGGCTTACTCGCTCAGTATTTAGCGCTACCCATTTGGCTCGCGAGGGCTTTTTATGGTATCGGTATAATCGTTGCTGGCTATCCCATTGCACGGGCAGGTTTATTTGAGTTGCGTTTGCGCCGTGCAGATATGAATCTGCTGATGACCATTTCCGTGATTGGGGCAGTGATTTTAGGAGATTGGTTTGAAGCCGCACTGGTGGTTTTTTTGTTCTCCTTGGGTACAACGCTGCAAGTTTTTACATTTGGTCGTACTCGTAATGCAATTCGTAACTTGATGGATTTGACTCCATCCACTGCGACTGTGAAGCGCAATCATCAAGAAGTTACAGTTGCTGTTGAGAGTGTTGGAGTAGGGGAAATTTTGACCATTCGACCGGGACAGCGTGTGGCGCTAGATGGCGTAGTTGTTTCAGGGATGAGTACCATTGACCAGTCGCCGATTACCGGAGAATCAATTCCAGAAGATAAAGCACCTGGAGATAGTGTTTTTGCTGGTACTTTGAATCAAACAGGTTTTTTAGAAGTCAAAGTTACCCACACCGCTAGGGACACAACGGTTGCTAAAATTATTCATCTTGTAGAACAGGCGCAATCAAGCCGTGCGCCCACGCAGCTGTGGGTAGATAAATTTGCAGAAATTTATACTCCTGTAGTAATTGTGAGTGCGATCGCTATTTTCTTAATTCCACCTTTGGTATTTGCTCAGCCTGTTAACGTTTGGCTTTATCGGGCATTAGTTTTGCTAGTGATTGCCTGTCCCTGTGCCTTAGTAATTTCTACCCCAGTTTCCATTGTCAGCGCCATTGGTGCAGCAACTCGCCAGGGAGTTTTATTCAAAGGGGGTTATGCATTGGAGACAGCTGGACATCTGACTAGCCTGGCTTTTGATAAAACGGGAACCTTAACCCAAGGAGAACCCGTAGTACAAAAAATTTATGATTTGGGCGGAGTGGATAGTAATTTTGTATTATTAATTGCCGCCTCATTAGAGCAAAAATCAGAACATCCTTTAGCTAGAGCGATGGTTGCCACAGCTAAAGAACAAGGATTAGAGTTAAAAACTGTTGAGAATTTTACAGCCTATCCTGGTAAAGGTGTTGCCGCACAATTGGACGGAAATCTTTACTTGGTAGGAAATCGGCGGTTATTTGCAGACTTTTGTGTGATGTCAACAACAGCCGAATCCTTGTTAACGGAAATTGAAAGTTCAGGGCAAACAACAGTATTGGTAGGCAATAGCCACAGATTATTAGGAGTTGTCGCCTTAGCAGATGGCTTGCGGCTAGAAGCTGGCGAGGCTGTGCGATTGTTGAAACGCTTGGGAATGCGAAAAGTGATCATGTTAACAGGCGATCGCACTTCTGTAGCCAAACAGATTGCTCAACAACTAGAAATCACAGACTATCGAGCAGAACTCTTACCAGAAGACAAGCTGCAAGCAATTCAGCAGTTGCGGCGCTTTGGAGTTGTAGGGATGGTGGGTGATGGCATCAACGACGCACCAGCCCTAGCTGCCGCAGATATCAGTTTTGCCCTTGGTGGAATTGATATTGCTTTAGAGACAGCAGATGTAGTTTTAGTAGGCAGTGACCTCAGACGACTTGGCTACGCAGTGAATTTAAGCCGCCGCACAGTCTCAGTTATTCAACAAAATGTGATTTTTTCCCTAGTGACGAAAGGGCTATTTTTATTACTAGGTACTTTTGGTTTTGTGGGCTTAGCAATTGCTGTATTAGCAGATACAGGAACTTCCCTACTGGTGACAGCCAATGGTATGAGACTGTTTCGGGCCCAGAAATTTGGGGAATAA